In one Butyrivibrio proteoclasticus B316 genomic region, the following are encoded:
- a CDS encoding type II toxin-antitoxin system RelE/ParE family toxin, which produces MIVEFYKLQDGTKPAGLFIKTIEDQKLKAKVIRSVKLLEKFGTSLGEPDSKYLGEGIFELRTIHGNDIARCLYFFTVGDKAIVTNGLIKKTEKTPRNVIETSKKYRNGYERRIKDGRY; this is translated from the coding sequence ATGATAGTTGAGTTTTATAAATTACAAGATGGAACCAAGCCTGCGGGGCTTTTTATCAAGACTATAGAAGATCAGAAACTAAAGGCTAAGGTTATTAGAAGCGTTAAACTATTAGAAAAGTTTGGCACTAGCTTAGGTGAACCTGACTCTAAATATTTAGGAGAAGGAATATTTGAACTTAGAACTATTCATGGCAATGATATCGCAAGATGCTTATACTTTTTTACTGTAGGAGATAAGGCAATAGTTACAAATGGACTTATCAAAAAGACAGAAAAAACACCTAGGAATGTAATAGAAACATCCAAGAAATATCGTAATGGTTATGAGAGGAGGATTAAGGATGGGCGATATTGA
- a CDS encoding helix-turn-helix domain-containing protein produces the protein MGDIDELLKEELENPEFAKAWEETELEYQIKEMLVAARIEKKMTQQELSQKSGVRQSNISRIEKGVCVPTLNTLNELAKGLGKRLKIEMI, from the coding sequence ATGGGCGATATTGATGAATTATTGAAAGAAGAACTGGAAAATCCGGAGTTTGCGAAAGCATGGGAAGAAACTGAGCTTGAATATCAAATAAAAGAAATGCTGGTTGCAGCCAGGATAGAGAAGAAAATGACCCAACAGGAATTGTCACAAAAATCAGGAGTAAGGCAATCTAATATTAGCAGAATTGAAAAGGGCGTATGTGTACCAACATTGAACACGTTGAATGAACTTGCCAAAGGTCTTGGTAAAAGACTAAAGATAGAGATGATTTGA